One stretch of Akkermansia sp. RCC_12PD DNA includes these proteins:
- a CDS encoding DNA-3-methyladenine glycosylase I gives MEDIINARCGWAGTDELYVKYHDEEWGKPVTDDKILFEFLVLESAQAGLAWITILRKREGYREAFHGFDVEKVAQMTPEDIDRLMQFDGIVRNRLKINSTVNNAKLFMDIQKEFGSFYKYVLSFFPKRQPVVNNFKTLSQIPATSPESDAMSRDMKKRGFKFFGSTMCYAFFQAAGFVNDHVEGCFCKGN, from the coding sequence ATGGAAGACATCATCAATGCACGTTGCGGCTGGGCAGGAACAGACGAACTATATGTAAAATACCATGATGAAGAATGGGGAAAACCCGTTACGGATGACAAGATCCTGTTTGAATTTCTGGTACTTGAAAGCGCCCAGGCGGGATTAGCCTGGATTACTATCCTCCGGAAACGCGAAGGATACCGGGAAGCCTTTCACGGTTTTGATGTGGAGAAAGTAGCTCAAATGACTCCAGAAGACATCGATCGGTTGATGCAATTTGACGGAATCGTCAGAAACCGGCTGAAAATCAATAGCACGGTCAATAATGCAAAATTATTTATGGATATTCAGAAAGAGTTTGGCAGTTTCTACAAGTATGTCTTGTCATTCTTCCCGAAACGGCAGCCTGTTGTAAACAATTTCAAGACCCTGAGCCAAATCCCCGCCACATCTCCCGAGTCGGATGCCATGAGCAGGGACATGAAAAAAAGGGGATTCAAATTCTTCGGTTCAACGATGTGCTACGCTTTTTTCCAGGCAGCAGGCTTTGTGAATGACCATGTGGAAGGCTGCTTCTGCAAAGGGAATTGA
- the proC gene encoding pyrroline-5-carboxylate reductase — MKTGIIGLGKMGGALLRGMLKAGAVVPEEVWVYDHHHENVQALQEEYPGVHEAPTEAVAADAVEVLILAVKPHGILPLISSLSERGAELPLLISIAAAISLDDMEACASDGTRIVRAMPNTPCMVLSGVIAYSTGTAVTDEDEEAARRLLSGCGSVFKVEESRMNAVSAISGCGPAYMFTALDALSDAGVAMGLPRKTALELAAGTMLGSALMVEQTGEHPMALRDAVTSPGGTTIAALNALDECGFRNAWIQAVKRAVRRAEEMEGN; from the coding sequence ATGAAAACAGGTATCATTGGACTGGGAAAAATGGGCGGAGCCCTGCTGAGGGGCATGCTGAAAGCCGGAGCAGTGGTTCCGGAAGAAGTCTGGGTGTACGACCACCACCATGAAAACGTGCAGGCCCTTCAGGAGGAATACCCCGGCGTTCATGAGGCGCCCACGGAGGCAGTCGCGGCGGATGCGGTGGAAGTTCTTATCCTGGCTGTGAAACCGCATGGAATTCTGCCTCTTATCTCCTCCCTCTCCGAGCGCGGCGCAGAGCTGCCGCTGTTGATATCCATAGCCGCCGCCATTTCCCTGGATGACATGGAAGCCTGCGCCAGCGATGGAACGCGAATCGTGCGCGCCATGCCCAATACCCCATGCATGGTGCTTTCCGGGGTCATTGCCTACAGTACGGGAACAGCCGTCACGGATGAGGATGAAGAAGCGGCTCGCCGCCTGTTGTCCGGCTGCGGCTCCGTTTTCAAGGTGGAGGAATCCCGGATGAACGCCGTTTCCGCCATTTCCGGCTGCGGTCCCGCCTACATGTTCACGGCCCTGGACGCCCTTTCCGATGCCGGAGTGGCCATGGGCCTGCCCAGGAAAACGGCCCTGGAACTGGCCGCCGGCACCATGCTCGGATCCGCCCTGATGGTGGAACAGACGGGAGAACATCCTATGGCTCTCCGAGATGCTGTCACGTCCCCCGGCGGCACCACGATTGCCGCCCTGAATGCGCTGGATGAATGCGGCTTCCGCAATGCGTGGATTCAGGCCGTGAAAAGAGCCGTGCGTCGTGCGGAGGAGATGGAGGGGAATTAG